ATGCCAGGCACAGTTCACTATTACTATTGGAGGCCCTTAACAATGGTGGATATGTACCATCATGCGGATTATGACAGCTTGCACATTCGACCTGATTCGCAGGGGCGCCTGTAGAAACGTTAAATAATCTTATCGTGTTTGCTGCATACGGATCCTTTGCCCAGCGGAAGTCATTTGTCTCTTGATCTGCACCCGGATAATCTATTGAGATTGGATGGTCATCACTAAGGTCTGTGCCGATATAAGAACCTGGTGGATAAGCAGGTATATGGTTATTAATTTGCCACTCCCAACCTGAGGGAGAGCCGCCGCCGCTGCCTGGCTTATTAAGCAATGCATCAAATGCCACTGTGCCGTCATGACAGCTTAGACATACCAGCGATATTCCCTGAGGGCTCCATGCTATCGGGGAATCCAAGGTCGGAGAATTATACATATTGTAAGGTCCAGCTGGATTTATTCTGTTCCATAGAGGAGCAGTGGTAGAGCCGCCGTGCGGGGTATGGCAGAATATACAGATTTCAGTTGTGCTTACGGTCTTATATGAGCCTGTACCGCTTGCGCTGAGATTGTGTTTTGTATTGGCTACATTGTCACCTGCATAAAGGGCATAACCGGCCCCCATAACAAGAGAAAGAAACAATCCTGTAGTCAATATTATTTTCATTTTTAAAATCATTCTTCGTTAGGAATTTTCTGCAAAAAAGAATCATAATAAATCAAATACTAATTGTCAAGAATAGGGGATGTGGCATATTTCATAGGTTATTTTTTTCCCGCGCCTCTTCAATTCTTCCGGCAGACGAGCAGTACCTCGTCCACATTTTCGGTGTCAATTATCAGAGACTTACCCCGCATCTCCCATCTCATATTGAAGAATACTCATCGCAGTTATCGCCGCTGTTTCTGTGCGGAGGATCCTTGGTCCTAAGGATGCAGGGATAACACCGCTATTAATTGCCAAAGTTACTTCCTCATGGGAAAATCCGCCTTCAGGGCCGATGAGAATGGCGATATCTGTGCAGTCTTTAAAATTTTTTAAAACTTTTTTAAGGGTCTGATTTTTTTCTGTCTCGGAAAAGATGATACCGAAACTGTTTTTGAGATTGCTTCGTCCCGATATGTCGGGACTCGCAATGACAGTTTCATGTTTACCGAGGAATTCATTAAGGCTGACCGGAGATTCAATCTCAGGTATTTTTTCCCTGCCTGACTGCTGTGCGGCTGAGAGCGCAATCTTTCTCCAGCGTTCAAGCTTTCCTGTTTCCCTTACTTCTGCATGCTCGGTAATCAGGGGGATTATTTTTTTTACGCCGAGCTCTGTTGATTTCTGGATTATTAAATCCATTTTTTCGCCCTTTGGAAGGCCCTGAGCCAGCGTGATTGAAATTGGGGATTCAGCAGAATAAAGTTCTTCTTTGATTTTTTCAGCGAGGACTTCTTTTTTATGGACCTGAATAATCCTGCATGTATATCTGCGCCCTGCGCCGTCAA
This region of Nitrospirota bacterium genomic DNA includes:
- a CDS encoding cytochrome c3 family protein yields the protein MKIILTTGLFLSLVMGAGYALYAGDNVANTKHNLSASGTGSYKTVSTTEICIFCHTPHGGSTTAPLWNRINPAGPYNMYNSPTLDSPIAWSPQGISLVCLSCHDGTVAFDALLNKPGSGGGSPSGWEWQINNHIPAYPPGSYIGTDLSDDHPISIDYPGADQETNDFRWAKDPYAANTIRLFNVSTGAPANQVECASCHNPHDGTYPPLLRASNSNSELCLACHKK
- a CDS encoding 16S rRNA (uracil(1498)-N(3))-methyltransferase; protein product: MTRIFLPPEELASNQIKITGEQARYLSLVLRVTPGETITILDGAGRRYTCRIIQVHKKEVLAEKIKEELYSAESPISITLAQGLPKGEKMDLIIQKSTELGVKKIIPLITEHAEVRETGKLERWRKIALSAAQQSGREKIPEIESPVSLNEFLGKHETVIASPDISGRSNLKNSFGIIFSETEKNQTLKKVLKNFKDCTDIAILIGPEGGFSHEEVTLAINSGVIPASLGPRILRTETAAITAMSILQYEMGDAG